The Chryseobacterium phocaeense genome includes the window TCCTATCATGGGCTGCAAATTACCGGGACCTGCAATGGCTTTGTTTCCTGTAAAATTAGGATCAGAGGCTGCAATATTCATGGTCCCCAGGTTTCTCAGATAATTGGGTCCGAAATTATAATTATAATACCCTGCGTATGCGGAAACTGCCATTTTGTTTTTGGCGTTCCCCAGAGGAATATCAGCAAAAGCATCTACAGCCAGTAAGGTAATATCATGTTTTTCTATATTGGAGTTTACGGAAGTTCGTGTTCCGTCAGCCTGGTGATAAAAACCTGCTCCCACATTGAAAACCTTTTTTGTTCCCAGATAGGAGCCTACCTTGAAAGGAAGGGTATTGGATTCTTGATCAAGGAACTGATATTCTACATAACCAGCTTTTGAGAAGCTCGGGTTTCCGTTGTTGTCAACAGCCGCGGCTCTGGAAGCATCAGTTACGTTCACAGGAGCCAGATCTGTAGCAAACGGCTTGTTTAAACTGAAGCGGTACTCAAGCTTACCGTATTTTCCTTTAGCGAACATCCCGAGCTGCCGGGCAAACTGATCTGAATTGTCAATCAGCGGCCACGAAAAAGTAGGGGAGTCCAAAGTAAGGAAATTCAGCGTGGAGGCCATGGTCATACGGGAAAGTCCCATATAATAATGAAGTCCTGCCCCTAAAGATAAACTGAATTTTCCGGCTTCTCCAGGTAAAATAACTGCATACTCATTCCATGCGTCATGAAAAAACAGCTGGGTTTTCTTACCGTTTCCATAGCCTCCGGTTCCTGTGGTTCCTGTTGCTCCTCCGTTTATAAAAGTCTGATTATTGATCCCGAAGTGAAGGAGGATCATATATCTTTTGGAAATTTGCGCATAAGCTAAGGCCCGTAACCTTCTGTTTCCCACGCTCCAGGAATTGTCGGTGGCTTCATTCGCTACCATACTTCCCGGATTCATTTCTGTATTTCTGAGCCAGAACTGGTCCCATAAAATAAATCTGACGAACTTATCGCCTTCCGGGTTGAGGTTTAATTTTAATCCGCCTCCATAATCAGGAGAACCCTGTGAATATAAAGAACCGCTTATTAAGGCTAATCCAATAAATGAAAGTAATTTCTTCATAAATTATCAATTTTTGGCGTTGTTTTTTGTGAAAGCCAAATTGGAATTAATAATTTGTTTATGAAAATTTAATATATATTATTGGTAAGTATATAGTTTTAAAATGAAAGGGTTTGAGTGTCTGAGAGTGAAAGTGTTGTAGAGTTGTTTTGGTGTATAAGATTTCTATCTAAAATCTAACATCTGATGTCTGAAATCTGATGTCTGATATCTTGTATCTTGATTCTTGATTCTCACAAAACTACTTCTTAAACCTCTCCCATTTAATCAGCATATATTTATCCGCAAACTGAGTGATAATAAGTCCTGAATTTTTAAGATTTTCCTCTTTGGATATATATTCAGTCAGTTCACTTTGTTTAAGGATTTTATATACCGGATGAAATTCAGAATGGGGAGGTCTTGTGATGTTATATTTTTTGATCCAGGCGCTTATGGTGACATGGGAAACCCCGATAATACGTTCTATTTCACGGAAGCTTAAGCCTTCAAGATAGAGCTGAAGCGCTTTGGTGACGTAATAGTCATCGATCTGTTTCCCCAGTTTTTTTACGGTGAAATAATACCTGCAGTCTTTGCAGAGAAAACGCTGTTTTTCTTTGATGACTCCACTTTTTACAATCTGATTTCCACTGCATTTCGGGCATTTGTTTTCCATAAGTATATCTTTTTAGCAAATATATAATAAATTAGCAAAATTAAATATTTGATTAAAGATAAAATTACCTGTATATTTATTTATAACAAAAATATTATCTTTTTAATTTGGTTATTAAAGATGTTATGCTTTAAATTTGCCAAAAAATTTAGATAAATAAATGGAAATAGAAATTTCCTCATGCGAACATTTGATGTATGTGAGTGAAATACAGCAGGAAATGTATGATTCTGCACAGCGTAGAGGAACGGGAATCGCAAAACGTTCTATCGAATATTTAACGAAAAAGATTTCAGAAGGCAATGCTGTGGTGGCTACTGAAAACGGCGAATGGGTGGGATTCTGCTATATAGAAACCTGGTCACACGGCCAGTTTGTAGCGAATTCCGGGCTTATTGTGTCCCCGGATTACAGGAACAGGGGAGTTGCCACGTTAATCAAGAATAAAGTATTTCAGTTATCTAGAGAAAAATATCCGGATGCAAAAGTGTTCGGGCTTACCACAGGGCTGGCGGTGATGAAGATCAACAGTGATCTGGGGTACAAGCCGGTGATCTACTCTGAACTTACCCAGGATGAAGAGTTCTGGAGCGGATGTAAAAACTGTGTGAACTATGAAATTTTAATGAAAAAGGAACGTAAAAACTGTCTGTGTACAGCCATGCTTTTCGTTCCGGAAAACAATAATACAACGAACGGGACTGAAATTCAGCAGTCCGAAATTGATGAGTACAATGGAGAAAAAGAAAGTAGTCTTAGCATTTAGCGGAGGTTTGGATACCTCTTACTGCGCAAAATATCTTAGTGAAACACTGGGATATGAAGTATATGCAGTTACTGTAAACACCGGCGGTTTTTCTAAAGAAGAAGAAAAAGAACTGGAAAACAAAGCCTTCAATCTTGGGGTAAGGACTTACAGGTGCGTGGATGCTCAGGAAGATTATTATAATTCATGTGTAAAATATCTGATTTTCGGAAATGTCCTGAAAAATAATACCTATCCTTTGTCTGTAAGTGCCGAACGTACGGTTCAGGCCCAGGAAATTGCAAAATATGCCCTTGAGATCGGTGCAGATGCTATTGCCCACGGAAGTACAGGAGCCGGTAATGATCAGGTTCGTTTCGATTTGATTTTTCAGGTGATGTGCCCTGAAGTGGAAATCATCACTCCGATCCGCGATATGAACTTATCCCGTGAGGAAGAAATTGAATTCCTGAAAAGCCACGGCTACGAAATGGAATTTCATAAAGCACAATATTCCGTAAATAAGGGACTGTGGGGAACTTCAGTAGGCGGAAAAGAAACACTGACATCAAGAAATTATCTTCCGGAAGAAGCTTTTCCGTCTCAAATCAAAGAAACCCAGCCTTCAGAACTGGAAATTGAGTTTAAGAACGGAGAAATTGTTGCGGTAAACGGTGAAAGTTTTGATCACCCTGTTCATACCATTCAGAAAATAGAACAACTGGCTTCTGCTTATGGAATAGGACGTGATATTCATATAGGAGACACGATTGTCGGAATTAAGGGAAGAGTGGGATTTGAAGCTGCCGCAGCATCGGTGATCATTAAAGCCCATCATTTATTAGAGAAGCATACGCTTTCAAAATATCAGCAGATGATGAAGTCTCAGCTTTCCGATTGGTATGGAAACTGGCTGCATGAAGCTCTTTTCCTGGATCCAGTGATGAGAAATATTGAATCTTTCCTGAGTGATTCCCAGAAAACGGTCACCGGAAAAGTATTTTTAACCCTTTATCCATACAGGTTTGTGCTTAATGGAATTGAATCCAACCACGACCTGATGTCTGATCAGTTCGGAAGCTATGGCGAAGCAAACAGAGCCTGGACCGGAGATGATGTAAAAGGATATACAAAGATTGTAAGCAATTCCTTAAACATATACCACCAGATCAATTCAAAAGTATCAACCAGTTCCAAAGGAACGATTTAACAAAAGATAGGATGCAGTCCTATTAAAAAAATATGAAAAAAGTAGGAATTGTAGGCGCCAACGGCTACACTGGAAGCGAATTGGTCCGTCTGCTGGCTTTTCATCCCAATATTACATTGAGTTTTTTATATAGCCGTTCCAATTCGGGGACAAAAATTTCAGATTTGTACCCGGATTTAACGGCCGTTTGTGAGATGGTTTTAACAGATCAGCCGGAAGAGGTAGATGTTCTTTTTCTCTGTCTTCCACACAAGGAAAGCAGGAACTGGCTTACCCAAAATCCTGTTTCGGATGATACTGTGATTATTGATCTGGGAAATGATTTCCGGTTAGATGCCTGTTTTGGAAACAGAAATTTTATCTACGGACTTCCTGAAATCAATAAAAAGAATCTGAAAGGGGCTAAAAGTATTGCCAATCCCGGATGCTTTGCAACAGCCATTCAGTTGGCTTTGCTTCCATTAGCTGAAAAAGGATTATTAAGCGAAATATACACTACAGGAATCACCGGTTCAACGGGTGCCGGGCAGTCTTTGCAGTCTACAACCCATTTCACATGGAGAAATGATAATATTTCGGCCTATAAAACCCTTACCCATCAGCATGTGGAAGAGATTCTGCAGCAACTGGTGCTGTTCAATGAGCAGGAGGTCAGCCTGAATTTTGTTCCATGGAGGGGAGATTTTGCAAGAGGGATTTTTACAAGTTCTACCATAAAAACGGATTTAATTTTTTCAGATATCAGTCAGTTGTATAAAGATTATTATAGAGATCAATCTTTTGTAAAAGTGAGTGAAAGTGCAATTGACTTAAAACAGGTTGTCAACACGAATCGCTGTGTGATTCATATAGAACAGAGTGGAAATGTAGCCGTTATTCACTCAGCGATTGACAATCTGCTGAAAGGAGCTTCCGGACAGGCCGTACAGAACATGAATATTGCTATAGGCTGGGAAGAAAACCTGGGACTGAACTTAAAACCGGTAGCGTTTTAAAAGTGTGTAATTAGTAAGTCAATTGTGAATAGGTTAATTGTGAATTTTAACCGGGTGTTCAAACCTCTCAATAATCATTAATCATTTATCAATTATCATTTATAACAAGACATGAATTTATTCAACGTATATCCATTATTCAACATCAATCCTGTAAAAGCCCAGGGATCTTTTCTCTGGGATGATAAAGGAGAAAAATATTTAGATTTTTACGGCGGGCATGCGGTGATTTCCATAGGTCATAACCATCCCCACTATCAAAATAAATTAAAAGACCAGCTGGAAAAAATTTCTTTCTACTCCAATTCGGTCCAGAATGAGTTACAGACTGAATTGGCTGAAAAACTGGGAAAAATTTCAGGATATAAAGATTATAATCTTTTCCTGTGCAACTCAGGGGCTGAAGCCAATGAAAATGCATTGAAGCTGGCCTCTTTTCATAACGAAAAAACGAAAGTGGTGTATTTCTCCGGGGCATTTCACGGAAGAACTTCTGCCGCTGTCTCGGTGACGGATAACCCGAAAATTGTGGCTCCGGTTAATTTTTCAGAAAGATTTATCAGATCGGAGTGGAATAATATCGGGCAGCTTGAAGAAACTTTTGAAGCCCACGGGAATGAAATTTCATCCGTCATTATTGAAGGAATTCAGGGCGTAGGCGGAATTATGATTCCAACATCAGAATTTTTATCTAAAATTAAAGAATTGTGTGAAAAATTTAATGCGGTTTTGATTTTAGATGAGGTTCAGTCTGGTTACGGAAGAAGCGGCTATTTCTTTGCCCATCAGGAGTTCGAAATACAGCCGGATATCATCACTACAGCAAAAGGAATGGGAAATGGTTTCCCGGTTGGCGGTGTTTTGATTCATCCTAAATTTGAAGCAAGCAGTGGTTTGCTGGGAACTACTTTCGGGGGAAATCATCTGGCTTGTGCAGCAGCAATTGCAGTTCTTGATGTTATGAAAGATGAAAATCTGATAGAAAACGCCCGGCAAATGGGCCATTACATAGAACAGGAAATTAAAGATTTTCCGCATATACAACTGATCAGGAGGAAAGGCCTGATGATCGGAATAGAACTTGACAGAGACTGTTCGGAAGTGAGGAAAAACCTGTTGTTTGACCATCACATTTTTACCGGAAATTCCAATGATAAAAATGTATTAAGGATCCTTCCGGCTCTTACGATCAAAAAAGAGGAAACAGATCTTTTTATCAATGCTTTGAAAACAGTATTGGAAAAAATTTAAGCCATAAAAGAAACAGTAGCATTAAATAGAAATATAGCTGAGTTTTTTGAAATCTTTGATTTCTCTTCTAATGTGAAATTTAATATGCTGTTCAATTCTAAACTTACTTAAGTGTTCTAAAGTGTTAAAAAAATGTGCCTTTTGGAGTTAAATCAGAAACAGCAGGCAAGGAAATCTTTAAAATCAATTCAAATGAAAAAATTCACCTCTGTAAGCGATGTAAAAAACTTACAGGACATTATAAAAAAAGCTTTACAAATAAAAGATAATCCCCAGTCCGAAACAGAAAAAGGAAAAGGGAAAACCATAGGTCTGGTATTTTTAAATTCAAGTTTAAGAACCCGTTTAAGCAGCCAGATTGCCGCACAGAACCTTGGATTAAATTTTGTAACCTTGAATGCTGCACAGGAAGCCTGGAATCTGGAATTTGCCGACGGAGCCGTCATGAATGGAGATACCGTCGAGCATATCAAGGATGCCATTGAAGTACTGAATCAATACTGTGATATTATTGCTGTCCGTTGCTTTGCCGGAATGAAATCCAAAGAAGATGATGTCAATGAAAGCATTCTGAGCCAGTTTGAACAGCACGCAAAAGTACCGGTGGTTTCTTTGGAATCTGCAACACGTCATCCCCTGCAGAGTCTGGCAGACTGCATTACCATTACAGAAAACTGGAAAGAAGACCGTAAGCCGAAGGTTGTTTTAACATGGGCGCCTCATATCAAGCCGATTGCTCAGGCTGTGGGAAATTCATTTGCAGAATGGATGCAGGAAATGGATGTGGAATTTATTATCACCAATCCCGTGGGGTACGATTTGGATAAAAAATTTACAAAAGATACAAAAGTGATTCATAATCAGGAGGAAGCATTAAAAGATGCCGATTTTATTTACGTCAAAAACTGGTCCTCTTTTGATGATTATGCAACGATGCCTGAAGTGAAGGAAAACTGGATGCTG containing:
- a CDS encoding porin — protein: MKKLLSFIGLALISGSLYSQGSPDYGGGLKLNLNPEGDKFVRFILWDQFWLRNTEMNPGSMVANEATDNSWSVGNRRLRALAYAQISKRYMILLHFGINNQTFINGGATGTTGTGGYGNGKKTQLFFHDAWNEYAVILPGEAGKFSLSLGAGLHYYMGLSRMTMASTLNFLTLDSPTFSWPLIDNSDQFARQLGMFAKGKYGKLEYRFSLNKPFATDLAPVNVTDASRAAAVDNNGNPSFSKAGYVEYQFLDQESNTLPFKVGSYLGTKKVFNVGAGFYHQADGTRTSVNSNIEKHDITLLAVDAFADIPLGNAKNKMAVSAYAGYYNYNFGPNYLRNLGTMNIAASDPNFTGNKAIAGPGNLQPMIGTGNVIYAQAGLLLPSEAEKPKIRIQPFAAYTHKNFEAFDKASSQFDIGANWFLDGHHAKITTQYSTRPVYTSPNESPSSKGEFIVQFQIYL
- a CDS encoding IS1/IS1595 family N-terminal zinc-binding domain-containing protein; translated protein: MENKCPKCSGNQIVKSGVIKEKQRFLCKDCRYYFTVKKLGKQIDDYYVTKALQLYLEGLSFREIERIIGVSHVTISAWIKKYNITRPPHSEFHPVYKILKQSELTEYISKEENLKNSGLIITQFADKYMLIKWERFKK
- a CDS encoding GNAT family N-acetyltransferase gives rise to the protein MEIEISSCEHLMYVSEIQQEMYDSAQRRGTGIAKRSIEYLTKKISEGNAVVATENGEWVGFCYIETWSHGQFVANSGLIVSPDYRNRGVATLIKNKVFQLSREKYPDAKVFGLTTGLAVMKINSDLGYKPVIYSELTQDEEFWSGCKNCVNYEILMKKERKNCLCTAMLFVPENNNTTNGTEIQQSEIDEYNGEKESSLSI
- the argG gene encoding argininosuccinate synthase, whose amino-acid sequence is MEKKKVVLAFSGGLDTSYCAKYLSETLGYEVYAVTVNTGGFSKEEEKELENKAFNLGVRTYRCVDAQEDYYNSCVKYLIFGNVLKNNTYPLSVSAERTVQAQEIAKYALEIGADAIAHGSTGAGNDQVRFDLIFQVMCPEVEIITPIRDMNLSREEEIEFLKSHGYEMEFHKAQYSVNKGLWGTSVGGKETLTSRNYLPEEAFPSQIKETQPSELEIEFKNGEIVAVNGESFDHPVHTIQKIEQLASAYGIGRDIHIGDTIVGIKGRVGFEAAAASVIIKAHHLLEKHTLSKYQQMMKSQLSDWYGNWLHEALFLDPVMRNIESFLSDSQKTVTGKVFLTLYPYRFVLNGIESNHDLMSDQFGSYGEANRAWTGDDVKGYTKIVSNSLNIYHQINSKVSTSSKGTI
- the argC gene encoding N-acetyl-gamma-glutamyl-phosphate reductase; its protein translation is MKKVGIVGANGYTGSELVRLLAFHPNITLSFLYSRSNSGTKISDLYPDLTAVCEMVLTDQPEEVDVLFLCLPHKESRNWLTQNPVSDDTVIIDLGNDFRLDACFGNRNFIYGLPEINKKNLKGAKSIANPGCFATAIQLALLPLAEKGLLSEIYTTGITGSTGAGQSLQSTTHFTWRNDNISAYKTLTHQHVEEILQQLVLFNEQEVSLNFVPWRGDFARGIFTSSTIKTDLIFSDISQLYKDYYRDQSFVKVSESAIDLKQVVNTNRCVIHIEQSGNVAVIHSAIDNLLKGASGQAVQNMNIAIGWEENLGLNLKPVAF
- a CDS encoding aspartate aminotransferase family protein, which encodes MNLFNVYPLFNINPVKAQGSFLWDDKGEKYLDFYGGHAVISIGHNHPHYQNKLKDQLEKISFYSNSVQNELQTELAEKLGKISGYKDYNLFLCNSGAEANENALKLASFHNEKTKVVYFSGAFHGRTSAAVSVTDNPKIVAPVNFSERFIRSEWNNIGQLEETFEAHGNEISSVIIEGIQGVGGIMIPTSEFLSKIKELCEKFNAVLILDEVQSGYGRSGYFFAHQEFEIQPDIITTAKGMGNGFPVGGVLIHPKFEASSGLLGTTFGGNHLACAAAIAVLDVMKDENLIENARQMGHYIEQEIKDFPHIQLIRRKGLMIGIELDRDCSEVRKNLLFDHHIFTGNSNDKNVLRILPALTIKKEETDLFINALKTVLEKI
- a CDS encoding Rossmann-fold NAD(P)-binding domain-containing protein, producing MKKFTSVSDVKNLQDIIKKALQIKDNPQSETEKGKGKTIGLVFLNSSLRTRLSSQIAAQNLGLNFVTLNAAQEAWNLEFADGAVMNGDTVEHIKDAIEVLNQYCDIIAVRCFAGMKSKEDDVNESILSQFEQHAKVPVVSLESATRHPLQSLADCITITENWKEDRKPKVVLTWAPHIKPIAQAVGNSFAEWMQEMDVEFIITNPVGYDLDKKFTKDTKVIHNQEEALKDADFIYVKNWSSFDDYATMPEVKENWMLTGEKLKSTNHAKVMHCLPVRRNVELSDEVMDGENSIIYQQAKNRIFSAQAVFSEILDEINP